A stretch of DNA from Schizosaccharomyces osmophilus chromosome 2, complete sequence:
CATTCAAGATTTTCCTGTCCTGTTCGGGACCCCAAAAATTAATTGCCCAAGGATACTTGATGGCTCTTGAACCCGCTATAGGCACATTATGATCCCTGGATAAAATAAGATTTACCTTATTTTTCGACCCTTTAGGTTGGTAGAAATGATTTAGTTGATTTAAATATgtgatggaagaatcagGAGCAAATGTAAAGGTGCCAGCCCCAGAGCGTGCGTATCTAGTGTCTTCGGTAATGCGAGACGAGGTCAAATAGGCGTCTGGATGGCCACGGCCACGCATAGCGTGTAATGCGCGCTGCATATTatcatcaacaaaaaaaggataattAACAGGAAAAGAGCGTAATTTGAACTGACGAATGCTATTGAGGGACGGCTGTGAGGAAGTGACAACGTCTTGTAGGTTGAAAGGAGAACTTTTTATGGGAGCGGCGTGAAGGACAGCAGCGTACATAGGGTGAAGTTTAGGAAAGGTGGCATTAGCTACTGATTGCTTGAATTTAGAAGAACAGGACTCAAAACGAACGGAAATATTCCTTTCCTTCAAATACTGCCTTTGGCCCAAGATGGACAAGAAGTTTTCAGAGTCGGCAGTGCATGGCAAATGAACAAGGGCAACATCGCGAATGCCAGCGAGCTGGCGATCCATGGTGTAATAAAACACCTTTCGGAGATTCTCGAGTTGCTGGTTGTACGCAGAAGAAACGGAATTCGAGCCGGTCGGAAAAGTTAGGGAAAGCGACGGCGAGGGAAAGGGAAAGATGAAGCTTAAACAGAAGTAGAGGACGACAAGGGAACTTAAAAGAAGGACACGAAACGTCCAATTCCCAAGAGTTCGAGGTGACGAGAAAAAGCGCGGCCTTTTTATCATATTTAATGAAACCAGATCGAATAAATTgtaatagaaaaagagaaaccaaTCATATAACAAGCAAGGTCAAAGAGACTCAAAAAAGACGAAACGAGTGTAAAACAGTCAAATATAGAAGATGATAATCATGAAAAAGctatagaaaagaaagaaaaaagacgaAATTACACCACGCAAATGAactgaaaaaggaaagaggCAGCAGGCTATGTACAAATCTTTAatgcaaaaataaaacaaacgatAGACGATTAGCAACCAACAATTAGAAAAGAGACAGCGACAATACTGGATATAAAGAGTGTTTTGCgaatgaaacaaagagaCAGACAAATACTGTAGTTTTCTCAATTAAGGCGCAAGAAAGGCACGACAACGAAGCCAGCAAGACAATAGGTCAAAcgagaaacagaaaagaacaaCTTATAGTTCAAAAGTCTATTCTAGATTTCCCAAAATTTCTACGTTTCTAATAGTCAGCTAGTAAGCTAGCCAGGAAGGAAGGATGAAATGTATCAAAGTATGCACTCGCACTAGACAATGCCAGATCACTctacaaaggaaaaacgaCAAACTACAAATGTCCAACAACGCGCAAAAGAGACGTAAGAAGAGTCGAATCGTTCAAGGAACCTACAACCAACAGAATCAGCGCAACCAAAGACGCAACCCAGTTCGTCTTCTGaacctttgaaaaaaaagggcCAAAGAAAGATGTTACAGGCgaaataataaaacaaacaaaaactaaaTAAATAGTTTTTGCGCTCTATGAAAAGGTGTTGCGGAGGAACGGTCGTTTGGAGTCGAGTTCTCCCTGAAGATATAAGTCTAAAGAAAGGTTAACGTACTTAAACGCAACCAAGCTTATTAAGTTATTATATATAATAAATTGAATCTGATATAACATTAACGAGGGGATGTGCAACAGAGAAGTTGCAACAAGAAACGACCAAAATCAACAGGAAACGGTAgcgtttttctttcttactGATTTTATGGGAAAGAAACTTTGCTCATCTCACGGAACGCTCGTTTGGTTTCCAAAACGGTCGCAGTGCCTCTTCAACATTTCTTCCTCGTACTCCGTGGGGGTTTTCTCCCATTACGGCGCTGCAAGAGCGGCGTGGGGGGCGTGTGTATTCTCGAGCTTGAAGATGCTTGCATCTATGGTACCTAGTGGGGGTATGCATGGATTCCCTTAGCTAGACAACGAAAAGAATAGTACCTGGATAAGCTTATGTGGGTGAGTGATAaccttatttttttgataaatcaAATCGTTTTCGGTGCGCAGTAATCTTGACATACTCATTCAACATTTGGTGGGCTAATTTGGAAATctctttattgtttttcaattttctttgctacCTATatattaaatatatataaatctATATCGattgcttcttttccatctaGTGCGTCTGCATAGTCCTACTTTCGGTTTTTTCTGGTTTCTTTTCGAGTCGTTTATGGTTGGAACCAGTTCGTAGCgtctttccttctttttgatttcttctttactttctttatttgttgaAAGACATTTACCTTCTCTTTGAACCTTGATCATCATCAGTATCATACTTGACTTTCCAGTTCGTCCAGCTTCGAAACATGTCTACTTCTCCCTCGCATAAGGGTTCGTACAGGCCTTTGGGGGGCCAATATAGTGAAGAGAAAAATGACT
This window harbors:
- the pvg5 gene encoding Golgi 4,6-pyruvylated galactose (PvGal) biosynthesis protein Pvg5, which translates into the protein MIKRPRFFSSPRTLGNWTFRVLLLSSLVVLYFCLSFIFPFPSPSLSLTFPTGSNSVSSAYNQQLENLRKVFYYTMDRQLAGIRDVALVHLPCTADSENFLSILGQRQYLKERNISVRFESCSSKFKQSVANATFPKLHPMYAAVLHAAPIKSSPFNLQDVVTSSQPSLNSIRQFKLRSFPVNYPFFVDDNMQRALHAMRGRGHPDAYLTSSRITEDTRYARSGAGTFTFAPDSSITYLNQLNHFYQPKGSKNKVNLILSRDHNVPIAGSRAIKYPWAINFWGPEQDRKILNVNTTLVEQATQMLDYAQLLVSESPYFITDKFQLHLLATYANLKHVYIINDYESEFGKYELDWLQGLHSKGNIAVAKDLYSAMLVVKDWLGDN